The proteins below come from a single Bos mutus isolate GX-2022 unplaced genomic scaffold, NWIPB_WYAK_1.1 CTG1186, whole genome shotgun sequence genomic window:
- the LOC102272093 gene encoding olfactory receptor 5L1: MDEKNCTAVTDFILLGFSDAPELRVFLFLLFLSIYGVTVWGNLGMIALIQVSSRLHTPMYFFLSHLSFVDFCYSTTITPKILANILNEDKAISFLECAVQFYLFCTFVVTEVILLAVMAYDRFVAISDPLLYMITMSRNLCVELVSCCYLNGVVCSLIHLCLALQIPSYRSNVINHFFCDLPPLLSLACSDVIVNQLVLYIVATFYEIITITVILMSYLFILITILRMHSADKRRKAFSTCASHLTVIIVFHGTILFIYCRPHSGNSMDTDKVATVFYTVVIPMLNPLIYSLSNKDVKEALRKVMSSKILS; encoded by the coding sequence ATGGATGAGAAAAACTGCACTGCTGTGACAGACTTCATCCTCCTTGGATTCTCAGATGCCCCTGAGCTTAGAGTCTTCCTCTTCCTGCTGTTTCTttccatctatggagtcacagttTGGGGAAACCTGGGCATGATTGCTCTCATTCAGGTCAGCTCTagactccacacccccatgtactttttcctcagcCACTTGTCCTTTGTGGATTTCTGTTACTCCACGACCATCACACCAAAGATACTAGCTAACATCTTAAATGAAGACAAAGCCATTTCCTTCCTGGAATGTGCAGTGCAGTTCTACCTGTTTTGCACATTTGTGGTAACTGAGGTCATTCTGCTGGCAGTGATGGCCTATGATCGCTTTGTGGCCATCTCTGACCCGCTGCTCTATATGATCACCATGTCCCGGAATCTCTGTGTGGAGTTGGTGTCTTGTTGCTATCTCAACGGTGTTGTGTGTTCTCTGATTCACTTGTGTTTAGCTCTTCAGATCCCATCCTACAGATCAAATGTGATCAACCACTTCTTTTGTGACCTCCCCCCTCTCTTGTCTCTTGCTTGCTCTGATGTCATCGTGAATCAATTGGTGCTATACATTGTGGCCACATTCTATGAGATCATCACCATCACAGTCATCCTCATGTCCTACTTGTTTATTCTCATCACCATCCTGAGGATGCACTCTGCAGACAAAAGGCGCAAAGCTTTTTCCACCTGTGCTTCCCACCTCACTGTCATCATTGTCTTTCACGGAACAATCCTTTTCATTTATTGCCGGCCCCACTCTGGCAACAGCATGGATACTGACAAAGTGGCCACGGTGTTCTACACTGTAGTgatccccatgctgaaccccctgATCTATAGTCTGAGCAACAAGGATGTGAAAGAAGCTCTCAGAAAAGTGATGAGCTCCAAAATATTATCCTAG